In Mixophyes fleayi isolate aMixFle1 chromosome 11, aMixFle1.hap1, whole genome shotgun sequence, one DNA window encodes the following:
- the HRC gene encoding sarcoplasmic reticulum histidine-rich calcium-binding protein — translation MASQKVWLLCLLVTVICSFQVNLLPGVQGQAQGGVHGDGDDDDDDDDDTHVDHDAADDDDDDDDDDDDDSKEDDDDDDDDDDDDDDDDDDDDDDDDDDDDDDDDDDDDDDDDDDDDDDDDDDDDDDDNKDDKDDDDDDDDDDDDDDDDDDDKDDDDDDDDDDDDDDDDQIVKKHEDDDDDDDDDDDDDDDDDDDDDDDDDDDDDDDKPKKQESANDDDDDDDDDDEDDDDDDDDDDDDDDEAYKAGSLCRYCAFCKHCDECDKCPCEEKDKSEHCKNCEYCQFCYVCPVICETACKPGSYVDELSGALYETVAHIFE, via the exons ATGGCCTCACAGAAAGTGTGGCTGTTATGCCTACTGGTCACGGTTATTTGCTCGTTCCAGGTCAACTTACTGCCTGGAGTTCAAGGGCAAGCCCAAGGAGGAGTCCATggtgatggcgatgatgatgatgatgacgatgatgatactCATGTAGATCAtgatgctgctgatgatgatgatgatgatgacgatgatgatgacgatgacagtAAAGAAGAcgatgatgacgacgatgatgacgatgatgatgatgacgatgatgacgaCGACGacgacgacgatgatgatgacgacgatgatgacgacgatgacgacgacgatgatgatgatgatgacgacgacgatgatgatgacgacgacgatgatgacgatgatgatgacaacaaagatgataaagatgatgacgatgatgatgacgatgatgacgacgatgatgacGACGACGATGATGATAAAGATGACGATGATGACGACGACGACGATGATGACGACGATGACGATGATCAAATTGTGAAAAAacatgaagatgatgacgacgatgatgacgatgacgacgatgacgacgatgatgacgacgatgatgacgacgatgatgatgatgatgatgacgacgatgacAAACCTAAAAAACAAGAAAGTgccaacgatgatgatgatgatgatgatgatgatgatgaag ATGACGACGACGacgacgacgatgatgatgatgatgacgatgaagcaTACAAAGCCGGCTCACTATGCCGCTACTGCGCATTCTGCAAG CACTGTGACGAATGCGACAAATGTCCCTGTGAAGAAAAGGATAAGAGTGAGCACTGTAAAAACTGCGAG TACTGCCAGTTCTGTTATGTGTGCCCAGTTATATGTGAGACAGCTTGCAAGCCTG